One Solidesulfovibrio fructosivorans JJ] genomic window carries:
- a CDS encoding MFS transporter: MTSPKAGSPAMVLVTVCIAQFMAPFMLTAVGVALPSLGRDLGATAMQLGLIEQLYVVSLAMGMLAFGRWGDIIGQRRVLLPGLALFTALTCSLGFTESVHMIMFQRFFQGLGACMVLSGSLALVAAAYPPEMRGRKIGIVSACTYAGLSLGPVLGGYVTGHFGWRYVFLMPVPIGLAATGMCLFGMKEAPKNAFGERMDWRGGIFYAVSVAFLMLGAAHAKEIPLGPAMIAVGVLGLAVFLRLQAHTKSALLDINLLTRNRFFTLSCLAALGNYAATFGITFMMSLYLQYAKGLPPRLAGLVLLSQPVLQVIASPVAGRLTERFAAATLATVGMLVSSAGLLVAAATIGMDTPLWLLITELAVIGAGFGIFITPNSTAIMGSVQKRQFGLASGMIAAMRTFGMAVSMTSVTLIFSLLMGDAIITADTLPAFLSSMRVGLVAFAVFSCLGVILSFWRGKKSLR, translated from the coding sequence ATGACGTCCCCGAAAGCCGGCTCCCCGGCCATGGTCCTTGTCACTGTCTGCATCGCCCAGTTCATGGCCCCGTTCATGCTCACGGCCGTGGGCGTGGCCCTGCCTTCCCTCGGCCGCGACCTCGGCGCCACGGCCATGCAGCTCGGGCTCATCGAACAGCTCTACGTCGTGTCCCTGGCCATGGGCATGCTCGCCTTCGGGCGCTGGGGCGACATCATCGGCCAGCGCCGGGTGCTTTTGCCGGGCCTGGCCCTGTTCACCGCCCTGACCTGCTCCCTGGGATTTACCGAATCCGTGCACATGATCATGTTCCAGCGCTTTTTCCAGGGACTCGGGGCCTGCATGGTGCTGTCCGGGTCCCTGGCCCTGGTGGCGGCGGCCTATCCGCCGGAGATGCGCGGCCGCAAGATCGGCATCGTCTCGGCCTGCACCTACGCCGGGCTGTCGCTTGGCCCGGTGCTCGGCGGCTACGTCACCGGCCACTTCGGCTGGCGCTACGTGTTCCTCATGCCCGTGCCCATCGGACTGGCCGCCACGGGCATGTGCCTTTTCGGCATGAAGGAAGCGCCGAAAAACGCCTTTGGCGAGCGTATGGACTGGCGCGGCGGCATCTTCTACGCCGTCAGCGTGGCATTTCTCATGCTCGGCGCGGCCCATGCCAAGGAAATCCCCCTCGGCCCGGCCATGATCGCGGTCGGCGTGCTGGGGCTGGCCGTGTTCCTACGCCTGCAAGCCCACACCAAAAGCGCGCTGCTCGACATCAATCTCCTGACCAGAAACCGCTTTTTCACGCTGAGCTGCCTGGCCGCCCTCGGCAACTACGCCGCCACCTTCGGCATCACCTTCATGATGAGCCTGTACCTGCAGTACGCCAAGGGCCTGCCGCCGCGCCTGGCCGGGCTGGTGCTGCTGTCCCAGCCGGTGCTCCAGGTGATCGCCTCGCCCGTCGCCGGCCGGCTGACCGAGCGTTTCGCCGCGGCGACGCTTGCCACCGTGGGCATGCTGGTCAGTTCCGCCGGCCTGCTGGTCGCGGCCGCGACCATCGGCATGGACACGCCGCTGTGGCTGCTCATCACGGAACTGGCGGTCATCGGCGCGGGCTTCGGCATCTTCATCACCCCCAACTCCACGGCCATCATGGGCAGCGTGCAAAAGCGCCAGTTCGGGCTGGCCTCGGGCATGATCGCCGCCATGCGCACTTTCGGCATGGCCGTGTCCATGACCAGCGTGACGCTCATCTTCTCGCTGCTCATGGGCGACGCCATCATCACCGCCGACACGCTGCCGGCCTTTCTGTCCAGCATGCGGGTGGGGCTGGTCGCCTTTGCCGTGTTCTCGTGCCTGGGGGTGATCCTGTCGTTTTGGCGGGGGAAAAAGAGCCTGCGCTAG
- a CDS encoding HlyD family secretion protein, which produces MSASPSGQEDAAARPDMAVSEPSAPAGRPRKRRPRLVVLIVFLLCCGVGGALYWRHARHFESTDDAFVAGHVTSVAPRVPGRVKEVLVTDNQQVRQGDVLLRIDPVNYQTRLEAAQAALDTAKRNLEEAVSQEGAALATADAAEAQVASAKATADNAVKERVRYDKLLSERVVSQESKDNADTTARTAVAALDVARKKHIADVAQVALAAAAIETARSKVNEAQADRDQADLDLTHTVVHARVSGRVTNKAVEPGDYLQAGQAVMSLVQPDVWVVANFKETQLTHMRPGQPVSMVVDAFPDKELRGRVDSIQRGTGAAFSLLPPENATGNYVKVVQRVPVKIVFDGIRPETLSRLAPGMSVEPTVRVR; this is translated from the coding sequence ATGTCCGCATCGCCTTCCGGCCAGGAGGACGCCGCCGCGCGTCCCGATATGGCCGTCTCTGAACCGTCCGCGCCCGCCGGCCGCCCCCGCAAGAGGCGCCCGCGCCTTGTCGTGCTCATCGTCTTTCTCCTGTGCTGCGGCGTGGGGGGAGCGCTCTATTGGCGTCATGCCCGCCACTTCGAATCCACGGACGACGCCTTCGTCGCCGGCCATGTGACCAGCGTCGCGCCCCGCGTGCCCGGCCGGGTCAAAGAGGTGCTCGTCACCGACAACCAGCAGGTGCGCCAGGGCGACGTGCTGTTGCGCATCGATCCGGTCAATTACCAGACGCGCCTGGAAGCCGCCCAGGCGGCCCTGGACACGGCCAAACGCAACCTGGAGGAAGCGGTTTCCCAGGAAGGCGCCGCCTTGGCCACGGCCGATGCGGCCGAGGCCCAGGTGGCCTCGGCCAAGGCCACGGCCGACAATGCGGTCAAGGAACGCGTCCGCTACGACAAGCTGCTTAGCGAGCGCGTGGTGTCCCAGGAGTCCAAGGACAATGCCGACACCACGGCCCGCACCGCCGTGGCCGCCCTGGATGTCGCCCGCAAAAAGCACATAGCCGACGTGGCCCAGGTCGCCCTGGCCGCCGCCGCCATCGAGACGGCCCGCTCCAAGGTGAACGAGGCCCAGGCCGATCGGGATCAGGCCGACCTTGATCTGACCCACACCGTGGTGCACGCCCGGGTTTCCGGCCGCGTGACCAACAAGGCCGTGGAGCCCGGGGATTACCTGCAGGCCGGCCAGGCCGTCATGAGCCTGGTCCAGCCCGACGTCTGGGTGGTGGCCAATTTCAAGGAAACGCAACTCACCCACATGCGGCCGGGCCAGCCGGTGTCGATGGTCGTGGACGCCTTTCCCGACAAGGAACTGCGGGGACGCGTGGACAGCATCCAGCGCGGCACCGGCGCGGCGTTCAGTCTTTTGCCCCCGGAAAACGCCACCGGCAACTACGTCAAGGTGGTGCAGCGCGTGCCCGTCAAGATCGTCTTTGACGGCATACGCCCCGAAACCCTGTCCCGCCTCGCGCCGGGCATGTCCGTCGAACCCACGGTGCGCGTGCGCTAA
- a CDS encoding DUF1847 domain-containing protein, giving the protein MADAPLPQCALCPYDWSERYCRTGKGKAPKDCPSIKMRGLIEPAVAKTTSAACGVFAKEASLQEATCYGGREEGYGAVKPLKPRIVEIVEFARRMGYTRLGLVFCIGLRKEAAVVHEILAVNGFEVASVSCKVGGVSKEALGITPAEQVDPGAAHETMCNPVLQAMVVNEAHTDFNVLLGLCVGHDSLFFKHAEAMGTVLAVKDRLLGHNPIAAINQYDSYYRYLKKPLP; this is encoded by the coding sequence ATGGCCGATGCCCCCCTGCCCCAATGCGCGCTGTGTCCCTACGACTGGTCCGAAAGGTACTGCCGCACGGGCAAGGGCAAAGCGCCCAAGGACTGCCCCTCGATCAAGATGCGTGGGCTGATCGAGCCGGCCGTGGCGAAAACCACCTCCGCCGCCTGCGGCGTCTTCGCCAAGGAGGCCTCGCTTCAGGAAGCCACCTGCTACGGCGGCCGCGAGGAAGGCTACGGCGCGGTCAAGCCGCTCAAGCCCCGCATCGTCGAGATCGTGGAATTCGCCCGCCGCATGGGCTATACACGCCTGGGACTGGTCTTCTGCATCGGCCTGCGCAAGGAAGCCGCCGTGGTCCACGAAATCCTGGCCGTAAACGGCTTCGAGGTGGCCTCCGTCTCCTGCAAGGTCGGCGGCGTGTCCAAGGAAGCGCTCGGCATCACCCCGGCAGAGCAGGTCGATCCCGGTGCGGCCCACGAGACCATGTGCAACCCGGTGCTCCAGGCCATGGTGGTCAACGAGGCCCACACCGACTTCAACGTGCTGCTCGGGCTGTGCGTCGGCCACGATTCGCTTTTCTTCAAGCACGCCGAGGCCATGGGCACGGTGCTGGCCGTCAAGGACCGGCTTCTCGGCCACAATCCCATCGCCGCCATCAACCAGTACGACAGCTACTACCGCTACCTCAAAAAGCCGTTGCCCTGA
- a CDS encoding response regulator, producing MRPAEPDAHTTKSSASILWPGVLLSLALSLGCAVGLYALRLGELREVHKDLARLSLVLAGQTGLAFQEIDFVLTDTRTLLTPERLASPPTDEALHRLLHDRFRGLLQGQALLLFGADGTMLAHSRVFPTPPVHVGDRDYFRAQKHATTDALFISAPLRNRVNHNWMISLSRRLTTPDGGFAGVLMAAVEMRYFTRLYHALELPPSARIALQRADGTLLATYPFDDTLLGRVEPPCRDGSGRISAGSPVPGLPMSVCLSLPLSTVLRRWHGLAWMIGLGTLAAVVGIGVLTGALAIRVRRDRLAAKRQQRRLEELVALRTADLQQLLAFNETILETSPVGIGVYHQDGQCISVNDSFCRIIGGDKEALQSLNFRHLDSWREAGMLDHAVATLETGAPSHLECRTVTSFHKDIWIECHFVRFVRDGIDHLLLLLADITERKQVEAALRNAKRVAETANVAKSEFLANMSHEIRTPLNGVLGMLQLMRTTSLDAEQREYLAAAILSTQRLTGLLSDILDLSRIEAGKLTLQEADFKVADLKASILEVFSLVARNKGLRLEFSTDAAMPARLAGDETRIRQILFNLVGNALKFTTTGGVDVAAFALPPRADGRLPVVFSVRDTGVGIPDARLADIVEPFVQGLGAPYAPREGAGLGLSIVRRLVRMMGGELAIDNREGGGTTIYCALPLRAAQKDAPDETPPARAAADSTDRFRILLAEDEAINRLAAQKMLEKAGYAVTPAGSGEEILRLLAERPFDCILMDIRMPGKNGLEVTREIRHSPRLGPMAAIPIIAVTAYAMSGDREKFLAAGMDGYVSKPIDIAHLMEELKRIMSDRKRPEGN from the coding sequence ATGCGGCCAGCAGAGCCGGACGCCCATACGACGAAATCCAGCGCGTCGATCCTCTGGCCGGGGGTCCTGCTGTCTCTCGCCCTGAGTCTCGGCTGCGCCGTCGGGTTGTACGCCCTGCGCCTTGGCGAGCTGCGTGAAGTGCACAAGGACCTGGCCCGCCTGTCCCTCGTCCTGGCGGGCCAAACCGGGTTGGCCTTTCAGGAAATCGACTTCGTCCTGACGGATACGCGAACGCTCCTGACGCCCGAACGGCTGGCCTCGCCGCCGACGGACGAGGCCCTGCACCGGCTGCTGCACGACCGCTTCCGCGGCCTGCTGCAGGGGCAGGCGCTGCTGCTGTTCGGTGCGGACGGCACGATGCTCGCCCACTCGCGCGTCTTTCCCACTCCCCCTGTCCACGTCGGAGACCGGGACTATTTCCGCGCCCAAAAGCACGCCACAACGGATGCCCTGTTCATTTCCGCGCCGCTGCGAAACCGGGTCAACCACAACTGGATGATCAGCCTTTCCCGGCGTCTGACCACCCCGGACGGCGGTTTCGCCGGCGTCCTCATGGCCGCCGTGGAAATGCGGTACTTCACGCGTCTCTACCATGCCCTCGAATTGCCGCCCAGCGCCCGCATCGCCTTGCAACGGGCCGACGGCACCCTGCTTGCCACCTATCCCTTCGACGACACCCTGCTCGGCCGCGTCGAACCGCCCTGTCGCGACGGTTCCGGACGCATCAGCGCCGGCAGCCCCGTTCCCGGCCTGCCCATGTCGGTATGCCTGTCGCTGCCCCTGTCCACGGTACTGCGGCGATGGCACGGGCTGGCCTGGATGATCGGCCTGGGGACCCTGGCGGCGGTGGTCGGCATCGGCGTCCTGACCGGGGCGCTGGCCATCCGGGTCCGTCGCGACCGGCTGGCGGCGAAGCGGCAGCAACGCCGGCTCGAAGAGCTGGTCGCCCTGCGCACGGCCGACCTCCAGCAATTGCTGGCATTCAACGAAACCATCCTGGAGACATCCCCGGTCGGCATCGGGGTCTATCACCAAGACGGGCAGTGCATCTCGGTCAACGACAGCTTCTGCCGGATTATCGGCGGCGACAAGGAAGCCCTCCAGAGCCTCAACTTCCGCCATCTGGACTCCTGGCGGGAGGCCGGGATGCTGGATCACGCCGTCGCGACCCTCGAAACCGGCGCGCCATCGCACCTGGAATGCCGGACGGTCACGTCGTTTCACAAGGACATCTGGATCGAATGCCACTTCGTCCGGTTCGTGCGCGACGGAATCGACCATCTGCTGTTGCTGCTCGCCGACATCACGGAGCGCAAGCAGGTCGAGGCCGCGCTGCGCAATGCCAAGCGCGTGGCCGAAACCGCCAATGTCGCCAAGTCGGAATTCCTGGCCAACATGAGCCATGAGATCCGCACGCCCTTAAACGGCGTCCTGGGCATGCTCCAGCTGATGCGCACGACCTCCCTCGACGCGGAGCAGCGCGAATACCTCGCAGCCGCCATCCTCTCCACCCAGCGCCTGACGGGCCTGCTTTCCGACATCCTCGACCTTTCCCGGATCGAGGCGGGCAAGCTGACGCTCCAGGAAGCGGATTTCAAGGTGGCCGACCTCAAGGCCTCCATCCTGGAAGTGTTTTCCCTGGTGGCCAGAAACAAGGGCCTGCGCCTGGAGTTTTCCACCGACGCCGCCATGCCGGCGCGACTGGCCGGCGACGAGACGCGCATCCGGCAGATCCTGTTCAATCTGGTCGGCAACGCCCTGAAGTTCACCACGACGGGCGGCGTCGACGTTGCGGCCTTCGCCCTGCCGCCCCGCGCCGACGGACGGCTGCCCGTGGTCTTTTCCGTGCGGGATACGGGCGTCGGCATCCCCGACGCGCGGCTGGCGGACATCGTCGAACCCTTTGTCCAGGGACTGGGCGCGCCCTATGCCCCGCGGGAGGGCGCCGGGCTCGGGCTTTCCATCGTGCGCCGGCTGGTGCGGATGATGGGCGGCGAACTGGCCATCGACAACCGGGAAGGCGGCGGCACGACGATCTATTGCGCCCTGCCCTTGCGCGCGGCGCAAAAGGACGCGCCGGACGAAACGCCGCCGGCCCGCGCGGCAGCGGACTCCACGGATCGTTTCCGGATACTGCTGGCTGAGGATGAGGCCATAAACCGCCTTGCCGCCCAAAAGATGCTGGAAAAGGCAGGCTATGCGGTGACGCCGGCCGGAAGCGGGGAGGAAATCCTGCGGCTCTTGGCCGAACGACCTTTCGACTGCATCCTGATGGACATCCGCATGCCCGGAAAAAACGGCCTGGAAGTCACCCGGGAGATCCGGCATTCCCCCCGGCTCGGCCCCATGGCCGCCATCCCCATCATCGCGGTGACCGCCTACGCCATGAGCGGCGACCGGGAGAAATTCCTGGCCGCGGGCATGGACGGCTACGTCTCCAAGCCCATCGACATCGCCCATCTCATGGAGGAGCTCAAGCGAATCATGTCCGACCGGAAGAGGCCGGAGGGGAACTGA
- a CDS encoding Nif11-like leader peptide family natural product precursor: MTLDNVRRLFACYKTDKELRAKLYKAEGREGREAVLREAGLYFTDAEFAEMDGVLHVKCQTHDEAEEFFAFRNWWNMLQGS; this comes from the coding sequence ATGACGCTCGACAATGTCCGCCGGCTGTTTGCCTGCTACAAGACCGACAAGGAGCTTCGGGCCAAGCTCTACAAGGCCGAGGGCCGAGAGGGCCGCGAAGCCGTGCTGCGCGAAGCCGGCCTGTATTTTACCGACGCCGAATTCGCGGAAATGGACGGCGTGCTCCACGTCAAATGCCAGACCCATGACGAGGCCGAGGAATTTTTCGCGTTCCGCAACTGGTGGAACATGCTGCAAGGCTCATAA
- a CDS encoding DUF1844 domain-containing protein, which produces MGSDAQKKESPCGCNNAHSDRESCFPPVSFITFVLSLAQSAMVLMGEAPDPDTGEYMQNLPQAKHTIDILAMLACKTRGNLTGEEHKVLDNILCELRMAFVKKQ; this is translated from the coding sequence ATGGGCAGCGACGCGCAAAAAAAGGAAAGCCCCTGCGGCTGCAATAACGCTCACTCGGACCGGGAATCCTGTTTTCCGCCCGTGTCCTTCATCACCTTCGTCCTGTCCCTGGCCCAGTCGGCCATGGTGCTCATGGGCGAAGCCCCGGACCCGGACACCGGCGAATACATGCAGAACCTCCCCCAGGCCAAGCACACCATCGACATCCTGGCCATGCTCGCCTGCAAGACGCGCGGCAACCTCACCGGCGAGGAGCACAAGGTGCTCGACAACATCCTGTGCGAACTGCGCATGGCCTTCGTGAAAAAACAGTAA
- the pyk gene encoding pyruvate kinase yields MHTKIVATLGPASIALDTMREMVRHGVRIFRLNFSHADAAYFEPIIKNIRSLESEFGIPLTALGDLCGPKTRIGEVADSPRSVNKGESLLLGLPDERPDPAHDDRVFVSLDMPELLAGLRVGMPVNLSDGLLQFRVTREVKADRLYAMEAQNAGLLSSNKGIAFPGKHHALPALTAKDVKDLHEGIDVGVDALAISFVQNAEDVAMTKEEIKKHGVWVPVVSKLERQNAVENLDAILKLTDAVMVARGDLGLECPIPELPILQKKIIRACRHAQRPVIVATQMLLSMVKNPIPTRAESTDVANAILDGADCVMLSEETAVGDHVVETVKVMRQISDNALKYYLERIPSPYAPKREKNPGKFVAYSACLIADNMEADAIVCHSVSGTNVRLTSSRRPRQSIYGVTPDSRVMHFLNFAWGVHPRLLEATSGDHMARVEAFVQNCPDIKPGDPVVITAGRPTPGNDMPGTNEIKIYYK; encoded by the coding sequence ATGCATACCAAGATCGTGGCCACGCTCGGCCCCGCGTCCATCGCGCTCGACACCATGCGCGAGATGGTACGTCACGGGGTCCGCATTTTCCGTCTCAACTTCTCTCATGCCGATGCCGCCTATTTCGAACCGATCATCAAAAATATCCGTAGCCTGGAAAGCGAATTCGGCATCCCGCTGACAGCCCTCGGCGACCTGTGCGGCCCCAAGACCCGCATCGGCGAGGTGGCGGATTCGCCGCGAAGCGTCAACAAGGGCGAAAGCCTGCTGCTCGGACTTCCCGACGAACGGCCCGATCCGGCCCATGACGACCGGGTGTTCGTCTCCCTCGACATGCCCGAATTGCTCGCCGGCCTGCGGGTCGGCATGCCGGTCAACCTGAGCGACGGGCTGCTCCAGTTCCGCGTCACCCGGGAGGTCAAGGCCGACCGGCTCTACGCCATGGAGGCGCAAAACGCCGGACTTCTCTCCTCCAACAAGGGCATCGCCTTTCCGGGCAAGCACCACGCCTTGCCGGCCCTGACCGCCAAGGACGTCAAGGACCTCCACGAGGGCATCGACGTGGGCGTCGACGCGCTGGCCATCTCCTTCGTGCAAAACGCCGAAGATGTGGCCATGACCAAGGAGGAGATAAAAAAGCACGGCGTATGGGTGCCTGTGGTGTCCAAGCTCGAGCGCCAGAACGCGGTGGAAAACCTGGACGCGATTTTGAAGCTCACCGACGCGGTCATGGTGGCGCGCGGCGACCTCGGCCTCGAATGCCCCATCCCGGAACTGCCGATCCTGCAGAAAAAGATCATCCGGGCCTGCCGCCATGCCCAGCGGCCGGTCATCGTGGCCACCCAGATGCTCCTTTCCATGGTCAAAAATCCCATCCCGACCCGGGCCGAGTCCACGGACGTGGCCAACGCCATCCTGGACGGGGCCGATTGCGTGATGCTCTCGGAAGAGACGGCCGTGGGCGACCATGTGGTGGAAACGGTCAAGGTGATGCGCCAGATTTCGGACAACGCCCTCAAATACTACCTGGAGCGCATCCCTTCGCCCTACGCGCCGAAGCGGGAGAAAAATCCCGGCAAGTTCGTGGCCTATTCGGCCTGCCTGATCGCGGACAACATGGAGGCCGACGCCATCGTCTGCCATTCGGTCAGCGGCACCAACGTCCGCCTGACTTCGAGCCGCCGGCCGCGCCAGTCCATCTACGGCGTGACGCCGGATTCCCGGGTGATGCATTTTCTCAATTTCGCCTGGGGGGTGCACCCGCGCCTGCTGGAGGCGACCAGCGGCGACCACATGGCCCGGGTGGAGGCCTTCGTGCAGAACTGTCCGGACATCAAGCCCGGCGATCCGGTGGTGATCACCGCCGGCCGTCCCACGCCCGGCAACGATATGCCCGGCACCAACGAGATCAAGATCTACTACAAGTAG
- a CDS encoding DHA2 family efflux MFS transporter permease subunit: MAASSAPAAPWTPLANPWLIAAAVMLATFMEVLDTSVANVALPHMAGSLAATQDESTWVLTSYLVSNAIVLPMTGWLATTFGRKRFLLVCVTGFTLASAACGTAPTMALLVLARVLQGAAGGALQPLSQAILMESFPPHKRGMAMAVFGMGVVVAPIIGPLLGGWITDNMSWRWIFFINLPVGIAALLMCQTFLEDPPYLLEAKSRRAGKIDYVGFLFMVAWLSTLQIVLDRGQEVDWFAAVWIRWFSGVSLASMLAFIWWELRTAHPLVDLRVLRDRDFAACTAMIAVVGVVLYSAITLLPLFMQNLMGYSAFDSGMALSPRGIGAIIAMIFVGRIIGKVDNRVLIGGGFVLMAYSSYRFAEINLDISIAAIIWPSVLLGLSMALVFVPLTTQAMSNLANEQMGNAAGIFNLMRNIGGSVGIAALIAVVDRGAQAHQMLLGGHLRADSPRFQAYLQALQTYLARHADAVTAKLKAMGLAYDLLVQQATLLAYMDSFRVMAYLCLLCIPGVLLLRRSRKGAKPVMGH; the protein is encoded by the coding sequence ATGGCTGCATCTTCCGCGCCGGCCGCCCCCTGGACGCCGCTTGCCAATCCCTGGCTGATCGCCGCGGCGGTCATGCTGGCCACCTTCATGGAGGTCCTCGACACCTCCGTGGCCAACGTGGCCCTGCCCCACATGGCCGGGAGCCTGGCCGCCACCCAGGACGAATCGACCTGGGTGCTGACGAGCTATCTCGTCAGCAACGCCATCGTGCTGCCCATGACCGGCTGGCTTGCCACCACCTTCGGCCGCAAGCGCTTCCTGCTCGTGTGCGTCACGGGCTTCACCCTGGCCTCGGCGGCCTGCGGCACGGCCCCGACCATGGCGCTGCTGGTGCTGGCCCGGGTGCTCCAGGGCGCGGCCGGCGGCGCGCTCCAGCCGTTGTCCCAGGCCATCCTCATGGAGAGCTTTCCGCCGCACAAGCGCGGCATGGCCATGGCCGTCTTCGGCATGGGCGTGGTGGTGGCCCCCATCATCGGGCCACTTTTAGGCGGCTGGATCACGGACAACATGTCCTGGCGCTGGATCTTTTTCATCAACCTGCCGGTGGGGATCGCCGCCCTGCTCATGTGCCAGACGTTCCTGGAGGACCCGCCGTATCTGCTGGAGGCCAAGTCCCGCCGGGCCGGCAAGATCGATTACGTGGGCTTCCTTTTCATGGTGGCCTGGCTGTCCACGCTCCAGATCGTGCTCGACCGGGGCCAGGAGGTGGACTGGTTCGCCGCCGTGTGGATCCGCTGGTTTTCCGGGGTGAGCCTCGCCTCCATGCTGGCTTTCATCTGGTGGGAGCTGCGCACCGCCCATCCGCTGGTCGACCTGCGCGTGCTGCGCGACCGCGATTTCGCCGCCTGCACCGCCATGATCGCCGTGGTCGGCGTGGTGCTCTACAGCGCCATCACCCTGCTGCCGCTTTTCATGCAAAACCTCATGGGCTACTCCGCCTTCGACAGCGGCATGGCCCTCAGTCCCCGGGGCATCGGGGCCATCATCGCCATGATCTTCGTGGGCCGGATCATCGGCAAGGTGGACAACCGGGTGCTCATCGGCGGCGGCTTCGTGCTCATGGCCTATTCGTCGTACCGGTTCGCGGAGATCAACCTCGACATCTCGATCGCGGCCATCATCTGGCCGAGCGTGCTGCTCGGGCTGTCCATGGCCTTGGTCTTCGTGCCCCTGACCACCCAGGCCATGTCCAACCTGGCCAACGAACAGATGGGCAACGCGGCCGGCATCTTCAACCTCATGCGCAATATCGGGGGCAGCGTCGGCATCGCGGCGCTGATCGCCGTGGTGGACCGGGGAGCCCAGGCGCACCAGATGCTTCTTGGCGGCCATCTCCGGGCCGACAGCCCGCGCTTCCAGGCCTACCTGCAAGCCTTGCAGACCTACCTCGCGCGCCACGCCGACGCGGTGACGGCCAAGCTCAAGGCCATGGGCCTCGCCTACGACCTGCTCGTGCAACAGGCCACCCTGCTCGCCTACATGGACAGCTTCCGGGTGATGGCCTACCTGTGCCTGCTGTGCATTCCGGGAGTGCTGCTCCTGCGCCGCTCGCGCAAAGGCGCCAAGCCGGTCATGGGGCATTGA
- the argC gene encoding N-acetyl-gamma-glutamyl-phosphate reductase: METIPVGLVGVTGYTGMELARILAVHPILRLTRATSRAEAGKPLRSLYPFLQGFRAGDVGITEPDAADLAASCKLVFLAVPHGAAMDYAAELLTAGLSVVDLSADFRLADADVYASWYGLAHRHPDLLPDAVYGLPELYAPRIKKAKLVANPGCYPTSVILGLAPALSAGLIETDGIVADSKSGASGAGRKAAVGTLFCEVHDSFRAYNLGKHRHTPEIEQELGKLAGADITVSFNPHLLPIDRGILSTIYTRLVTPATLEEIHARYDNFYADKPWVRVLPLGKLPETRYVRGTMFCDIGLVLDPRTNRLIVVSAIDNLCRGASGQAVACANLMSGLPSDAGLHFAPMMP; the protein is encoded by the coding sequence ATGGAAACGATTCCCGTCGGCCTGGTCGGCGTCACCGGCTACACCGGCATGGAACTGGCCCGCATTCTGGCCGTGCACCCCATCCTGCGGCTTACCCGGGCCACGTCCCGGGCCGAAGCCGGCAAGCCGCTTCGTTCCCTGTATCCCTTTCTCCAGGGATTTCGCGCCGGGGACGTGGGCATAACCGAGCCGGACGCCGCCGATCTGGCCGCGTCGTGCAAGCTGGTCTTTCTGGCCGTCCCCCACGGCGCGGCCATGGACTACGCCGCCGAACTGCTCACCGCGGGGTTGTCCGTGGTGGACCTCTCGGCCGATTTCCGCCTGGCCGACGCCGACGTCTACGCCTCCTGGTACGGTCTGGCCCACCGCCATCCGGACCTCTTGCCGGACGCGGTCTACGGCCTGCCGGAACTCTACGCGCCGCGCATCAAGAAGGCCAAACTCGTGGCCAATCCGGGCTGCTACCCCACGTCCGTCATCCTGGGGCTGGCCCCGGCCCTTTCCGCCGGCCTGATAGAAACCGACGGCATCGTGGCCGACAGCAAATCCGGCGCGTCCGGAGCCGGGCGCAAGGCCGCCGTGGGCACGCTTTTTTGCGAGGTCCACGACAGCTTCCGGGCCTACAACCTGGGCAAGCACCGCCACACCCCGGAAATCGAGCAGGAACTGGGAAAGCTCGCCGGCGCGGACATCACCGTGTCCTTCAATCCGCACCTGCTCCCCATCGACCGGGGCATCCTCTCCACCATCTACACGCGGCTGGTTACGCCCGCCACGCTGGAGGAGATCCACGCCCGCTACGACAACTTCTACGCCGACAAGCCCTGGGTGCGCGTGCTGCCCCTGGGGAAACTGCCGGAAACGCGCTACGTGCGCGGCACCATGTTTTGCGACATCGGCCTCGTGCTCGACCCCCGCACCAACCGCCTGATCGTGGTCTCGGCCATCGACAACCTGTGCCGGGGCGCCTCCGGCCAGGCCGTGGCCTGCGCCAACCTGATGTCCGGCCTGCCTTCCGACGCCGGCCTGCACTTCGCGCCGATGATGCCGTAG